The following are from one region of the Streptomyces rubrogriseus genome:
- a CDS encoding thiamine-phosphate kinase, with the protein MKGTVGELGEFGLIRELTSRLTTTPAVRVGPGDDAAVVAAPDRRVVASTDILVEGRHFRRDWSTAYDVGRKAAAQNLADIAAMGAVPTALLLGLVVPAELPVTWPTELMDGLRDECQVAGASVVGGDVVRGDTITVSITALGDLRNQEPVTRAGAQPGDLVAVTGWLGWSAAGFAVLSRGFRSPRAFVEAHRRPEPPYHAGPAAAGLGATAMCDVSDGLIADLGHIAEASKVRIDVRSGQIDIPSQMNDIGQAVGVDPMQWVLTGGEDHAIVATFPPDVKLPARWKVIGEVLNPSALPQVTVDGAPWTSKGGWDHFGGDVES; encoded by the coding sequence ATGAAGGGCACTGTTGGTGAGCTGGGGGAGTTCGGGCTCATCAGGGAGCTCACCTCCCGTCTCACCACCACCCCGGCGGTACGGGTGGGTCCGGGCGACGACGCCGCGGTGGTGGCCGCGCCCGACCGCAGGGTGGTGGCCAGCACCGACATCCTCGTCGAGGGGCGGCACTTCCGCCGGGACTGGTCCACCGCGTACGACGTGGGCCGCAAGGCGGCGGCGCAGAACCTGGCCGACATCGCGGCCATGGGTGCCGTGCCGACCGCCCTGCTGCTCGGCCTGGTCGTGCCCGCCGAACTGCCGGTGACCTGGCCGACCGAGCTGATGGACGGGCTGCGCGACGAGTGCCAGGTCGCGGGCGCCTCCGTGGTCGGCGGCGACGTGGTGCGCGGCGACACCATCACCGTCTCCATCACCGCCCTCGGCGACCTGCGCAACCAGGAACCCGTCACCCGGGCCGGCGCCCAGCCCGGCGACCTCGTCGCGGTGACCGGCTGGCTGGGCTGGTCCGCCGCCGGGTTCGCCGTCCTGTCCCGCGGCTTCCGCTCGCCGCGCGCCTTCGTCGAGGCCCACCGCCGCCCCGAACCGCCCTACCACGCGGGCCCGGCCGCCGCGGGCCTGGGCGCCACCGCCATGTGCGACGTGAGCGACGGACTGATCGCCGACCTGGGGCACATCGCCGAGGCCAGCAAGGTCCGGATCGACGTGCGCTCCGGGCAGATCGACATCCCGTCCCAGATGAACGACATCGGGCAGGCCGTCGGCGTCGACCCCATGCAGTGGGTGCTCACCGGGGGCGAGGACCACGCGATCGTGGCGACCTTCCCGCCGGACGTGAAGCTCCCCGCCCGCTGGAAGGTCATCGGCGAGGTCCTCAACCCCTCCGCACTGCCCCAGGTGACGGTCGACGGTGCCCCCTGGACCAGCAAGGGCGGCTGGGAC
- a CDS encoding Lrp/AsnC family transcriptional regulator has product MVQAYILIQTEVGKASTVAETISKLPGVIQAEDVTGPYDVIVRAQSDTVDELGRMVVAKVQQVDGITRTLTCPVVHL; this is encoded by the coding sequence GTGGTACAGGCGTACATTCTGATCCAGACCGAGGTCGGCAAGGCGTCGACCGTCGCCGAGACGATCAGCAAGCTTCCCGGCGTGATCCAGGCCGAGGACGTGACAGGACCTTACGACGTCATCGTCCGCGCCCAGTCGGACACCGTCGACGAACTGGGTCGCATGGTGGTCGCCAAGGTCCAGCAAGTGGACGGCATCACCCGCACCCTGACCTGTCCGGTCGTCCATCTCTAG
- a CDS encoding D-alanine--D-alanine ligase family protein — MSTENLPQNPEQSPQRPPRKPRVAVVFGGRSSEHGISVVTAGAVLAAIDRTRYDVLPIGITRDGRWALTADEPERMAITERRTPDVEELAESTEGGVLLPVDPANREVVYSEPGSVPKALGEVDVVFPVLHGPYGEDGTLQGLLELSGVPYVGAGVLASAVGQDKEYMKAVFSSYGLKVGPYAVIRPREWEQDRSGARKKIVDFAGEHGWPLFVKPARAGSSIGITKVDDLAGLDEAIEEARRHDPKILVEAALRGREIECGVLEFEDGPRASVPAEIPPPSEHAYYDFEAKYIDSTPGIVPAPLTAEETAEVQRLAVAAFDAASCEGLVRADFFLTEDDEFVINEINTMPGFTPISMYPQMWQASGVSYPELVDLLVQAALRRSTGLR; from the coding sequence ATGAGCACCGAGAACCTCCCCCAGAACCCTGAGCAGAGCCCCCAGCGGCCGCCCCGCAAGCCGCGTGTGGCCGTCGTGTTCGGGGGGCGCAGCTCCGAACACGGGATCTCCGTGGTCACCGCCGGCGCCGTCCTCGCGGCCATCGACCGGACGCGGTACGACGTCCTGCCGATCGGCATCACCAGGGACGGCCGCTGGGCCCTCACCGCCGACGAACCGGAACGCATGGCGATCACCGAACGCCGTACGCCCGACGTCGAGGAACTGGCCGAGTCGACCGAGGGCGGAGTGCTGCTGCCGGTCGACCCCGCCAACCGCGAGGTCGTCTACAGCGAACCGGGCTCGGTGCCCAAGGCGCTGGGCGAGGTCGACGTCGTCTTCCCCGTGCTGCACGGCCCGTACGGCGAGGACGGCACCCTCCAGGGCCTGCTGGAGCTGTCCGGTGTGCCCTACGTCGGCGCGGGCGTGCTCGCCTCCGCCGTCGGCCAGGACAAGGAGTACATGAAGGCGGTCTTCTCCTCCTACGGGCTGAAGGTCGGCCCGTACGCGGTGATCCGCCCCCGCGAGTGGGAGCAGGACCGCTCCGGCGCCCGCAAGAAGATCGTCGACTTCGCCGGCGAGCACGGCTGGCCGCTGTTCGTGAAGCCCGCGCGCGCGGGCTCCTCGATCGGCATCACCAAGGTCGACGACCTCGCCGGCCTCGACGAGGCGATCGAGGAGGCCCGCCGCCACGACCCGAAGATCCTGGTCGAGGCGGCGCTGCGGGGCCGGGAGATCGAGTGCGGGGTGCTGGAGTTCGAGGACGGCCCGCGCGCCTCCGTCCCGGCCGAGATCCCGCCGCCCTCGGAGCACGCGTACTACGACTTCGAGGCCAAGTACATCGACTCCACTCCCGGCATCGTGCCGGCCCCGCTCACGGCCGAGGAGACCGCCGAGGTCCAGCGCCTGGCCGTCGCGGCGTTCGACGCGGCCTCCTGCGAGGGGCTGGTGCGCGCGGACTTCTTCCTCACCGAGGACGACGAGTTCGTGATCAACGAGATCAACACCATGCCCGGCTTCACGCCGATCTCCATGTATCCGCAGATGTGGCAGGCGAGCGGGGTGAGCTACCCGGAGCTGGTGGACCTGCTGGTCCAGGCGGCGCTGCGGCGGTCCACGGGACTGCGCTGA
- a CDS encoding NAD(P)H-dependent glycerol-3-phosphate dehydrogenase, which translates to MSKPVKAAVFGTGSWGTAFGTVLADAGCEVTLWGRRAALADAVNSTRTNPDYLPGVELPENLRATTDAAEAARDADFTVLAVPSQTLRAGLADWTPLLAPGTVLVSLMKGVELGSAMRMSEVIGDVAKVGAERIAVVTGPNLAREIAARMPAAAVVACPDESVAQRLQAACHTPYFRPYTNTDVVGCELGGAVKNVIGLAVGIADGMGLGDNAKGSLITRGLAETTRLGVALGADPLTFSGLAGLGDLVATCSSPLSRNHTFGTNLGKGMTLEETIAVTRQTAEGVKSCESVLDLARRHGVDMPITETVVAIVHEGKSPVVAVKELMSRSAKPERR; encoded by the coding sequence GTGAGCAAGCCGGTCAAGGCGGCCGTCTTCGGCACCGGATCCTGGGGCACCGCCTTCGGCACGGTCCTCGCCGACGCGGGCTGCGAGGTCACCCTCTGGGGGCGCCGCGCCGCACTCGCCGACGCCGTCAACTCCACCCGCACCAACCCGGACTACCTGCCCGGCGTGGAACTCCCCGAGAACCTGCGGGCCACCACCGACGCCGCCGAGGCCGCGCGGGACGCCGACTTCACCGTCCTCGCCGTCCCGTCCCAGACACTGCGCGCCGGACTCGCCGACTGGACGCCCCTGCTGGCGCCCGGCACCGTCCTGGTGTCGCTGATGAAGGGCGTCGAACTCGGCTCCGCGATGCGGATGAGCGAGGTGATCGGGGACGTCGCCAAGGTCGGCGCCGAGCGCATCGCCGTGGTCACCGGACCCAACCTGGCCCGCGAGATCGCCGCCCGCATGCCGGCCGCCGCCGTCGTAGCCTGCCCCGACGAGTCCGTCGCCCAGCGTCTCCAGGCCGCCTGCCACACGCCGTACTTCCGCCCCTACACCAACACCGACGTCGTCGGCTGCGAACTGGGCGGCGCCGTGAAGAACGTGATCGGGCTCGCCGTCGGCATCGCGGACGGCATGGGCCTCGGCGACAACGCCAAGGGCTCCCTCATCACCCGCGGCCTCGCCGAGACCACCCGCCTCGGAGTCGCCCTCGGGGCCGACCCGCTGACCTTCTCCGGCCTGGCCGGACTCGGCGACCTGGTGGCGACCTGCTCCTCGCCGCTGTCCCGCAACCACACCTTCGGCACCAACCTCGGCAAGGGCATGACCCTGGAGGAGACCATCGCGGTCACCAGGCAGACCGCCGAAGGCGTCAAGTCCTGCGAGTCGGTGCTGGACCTGGCCCGCAGGCACGGCGTCGACATGCCGATCACCGAGACGGTCGTCGCCATCGTGCACGAGGGCAAGTCCCCGGTGGTCGCCGTGAAGGAACTGATGTCGCGCAGCGCGAAGCCCGAACGACGCTGA
- a CDS encoding lysophospholipid acyltransferase family protein codes for MPRRRIGFWYRLAAVICKPPLVVLIKRDWRGMENIPAEGGFITAVNHNSHVDPFAYAHYQYNTGRVPRFLAKSGLFKKGFVGAAMRGTGQIPVYRESTDALSAFRAAIDAVERGECVAFYPEGTLTRDPDGWPMTAKTGAARVALQTKCPVIPVAQWGCNELLPPYAKKPSLLPRKTHQVLAGPPVDLSRFYDKEMTTEVLKEATEVIMAAVTRQLEEIRGEKAPETPYDPRRERIEQRRRTQQAKSQAAPSRTHGPQAEGQST; via the coding sequence GTGCCCCGCCGCAGAATCGGCTTCTGGTACCGCTTGGCCGCGGTGATCTGCAAACCGCCGCTGGTGGTTCTGATCAAGCGGGACTGGCGGGGAATGGAGAACATTCCGGCCGAGGGTGGATTTATCACCGCCGTGAACCACAATTCGCACGTGGACCCCTTCGCGTACGCGCACTACCAGTACAACACCGGACGCGTCCCGCGATTCCTGGCGAAGAGCGGCCTTTTCAAGAAGGGCTTCGTCGGCGCCGCGATGCGGGGGACCGGACAGATTCCCGTCTACCGCGAGAGCACGGACGCGCTGAGCGCCTTCCGGGCCGCGATCGACGCCGTGGAGCGCGGCGAGTGCGTCGCGTTCTACCCCGAGGGCACCCTCACCCGCGACCCGGACGGCTGGCCGATGACCGCCAAGACCGGTGCCGCGCGCGTCGCCCTGCAGACCAAGTGCCCGGTGATCCCGGTCGCCCAGTGGGGCTGCAACGAACTGCTGCCGCCGTACGCCAAGAAGCCCAGCCTCCTGCCGCGCAAGACCCACCAGGTGCTGGCCGGCCCGCCGGTCGACCTGTCGCGGTTCTACGACAAGGAGATGACCACGGAGGTGCTGAAGGAGGCCACCGAGGTCATCATGGCCGCCGTCACCCGCCAGCTGGAGGAGATCCGCGGCGAGAAGGCACCCGAGACCCCCTACGACCCGCGCCGCGAGCGGATCGAGCAGCGGCGCCGCACCCAGCAGGCGAAGTCGCAGGCGGCGCCCTCGCGTACCCACGGACCACAGGCAGAAGGGCAGAGCACGTGA
- the cofC gene encoding 2-phospho-L-lactate guanylyltransferase, with amino-acid sequence MQWTLVVPVKALARAKSRLSDTADDGLRPGLALAFAQDTVAAALACPAVADVAVVTDDARAGRELAALGAGVVADEPGGGLNAALTHGAAMVRAARPESPVAALNADLPALRPAELARVLAAAAQFPRAFLPDAAGIGTTLLAAAPGRELAPAFGADSRARHRASGAVELRLDAVDSVRQDVDTGGDLRLALALGLGPRTAAVAARLLIAGQ; translated from the coding sequence GTGCAGTGGACCTTGGTCGTACCCGTGAAGGCCCTTGCCCGGGCCAAGAGCAGGCTGTCGGACACCGCGGACGACGGGCTGCGGCCGGGGCTCGCGCTGGCGTTCGCACAGGACACCGTGGCAGCCGCGCTGGCCTGCCCGGCGGTCGCGGATGTGGCAGTCGTCACGGACGACGCGCGGGCCGGACGGGAGCTGGCGGCGCTCGGCGCGGGTGTCGTCGCGGACGAGCCCGGCGGCGGCCTGAACGCCGCGCTGACGCACGGGGCGGCCATGGTACGGGCGGCCCGGCCGGAAAGCCCGGTGGCCGCGCTCAACGCCGATCTTCCCGCGCTGCGGCCGGCCGAATTGGCGCGGGTACTGGCCGCGGCCGCGCAATTCCCCCGCGCCTTTCTCCCGGACGCGGCCGGAATCGGCACCACCTTGCTGGCGGCGGCGCCGGGCCGGGAATTGGCGCCGGCATTCGGTGCGGATTCACGGGCCCGCCACCGGGCGTCCGGCGCGGTGGAACTGCGTCTCGACGCGGTGGATTCCGTACGGCAGGACGTCGACACCGGTGGTGATCTCCGCCTGGCGCTGGCGCTCGGGCTGGGTCCCCGTACGGCCGCGGTGGCGGCGCGGTTGCTGATCGCCGGGCAGTAG